The proteins below come from a single Holdemania massiliensis genomic window:
- a CDS encoding PF13754 domain-containing protein: MVTRVYGRAGQYDLEFTQTSEGLWTAAVPFVESCEYVIDLYAEDEAGNVSYYATYLLTFDASKLHVDMVPLRYVPTLIGQAYREEWVT; the protein is encoded by the coding sequence ATGGTTACCCGTGTTTACGGACGCGCTGGTCAATATGATTTAGAGTTTACTCAGACTTCGGAGGGACTGTGGACAGCTGCAGTCCCTTTTGTGGAGTCTTGCGAGTACGTGATCGATTTGTACGCGGAGGATGAGGCCGGTAATGTCAGCTACTATGCTACTTATTTACTGACCTTTGACGCCAGCAAGTTACATGTCGATATGGTGCCTTTGCGGTATGTGCCTACTCTTATTGGGCAGGCATACAGAGAGGAGTGGGTAACATGA
- a CDS encoding Ig-like domain-containing protein: MAIKTVKVTLNGQAYDLTYNSTTKKYEATITAPSTTSWGEENHVYPLTFTATDVAGNSKSDTSKTIRVKETVKPTASVTAPTNGSTVTTNKPAIAAQFRDAGSGVAKSSIVLKIDNVAVAAADYTLTDVSGGVNLSYTPKAALTDGSHTITASCSDNDGNASTVASITYKQDTTPPALTVNQPTTPTNKAACTISGTTSDATSSPVTVKVTLNGTDQGAITVDASGNFSKALTLREGNNTIVVRATDAAGKYSELTRDVVLDTVAPVFGTITVTPDPVNTGGTITVTVEVTDA; this comes from the coding sequence GTGGCGATAAAAACAGTAAAAGTGACCCTTAACGGTCAAGCATACGATCTAACCTACAACTCCACTACTAAAAAGTATGAGGCAACAATCACAGCACCCAGCACAACGTCATGGGGGGAGGAAAACCATGTTTACCCCTTAACTTTTACAGCAACTGACGTAGCCGGAAACTCCAAGTCCGACACGTCTAAGACGATCAGAGTTAAGGAGACAGTCAAGCCAACGGCATCCGTCACAGCGCCGACGAACGGATCCACCGTTACCACGAATAAGCCTGCCATTGCGGCACAGTTTAGAGATGCGGGATCAGGTGTGGCAAAATCGTCGATCGTGCTTAAAATCGATAACGTCGCAGTTGCGGCCGCGGATTATACACTGACCGATGTCAGTGGTGGTGTAAATTTAAGCTATACACCTAAAGCGGCGCTAACAGATGGCAGCCATACGATCACGGCAAGTTGTAGCGACAATGACGGCAATGCCTCCACAGTGGCAAGCATTACCTACAAGCAAGACACAACGCCGCCAGCGCTGACCGTTAACCAGCCGACGACGCCAACAAACAAGGCTGCCTGCACGATCTCCGGTACGACATCCGACGCTACGTCCAGTCCTGTCACCGTCAAAGTTACTCTTAACGGCACCGATCAGGGCGCGATTACCGTCGATGCCAGCGGTAACTTTAGCAAGGCTCTGACCCTTAGAGAGGGCAACAACACCATCGTGGTACGGGCGACGGATGCTGCCGGTAAATACTCGGAGCTCACGCGCGACGTTGTTCTGGATACGGTTGCTCCTGTATTTGGGACAATCACGGTGACCCCGGATCCGGTAAACACTGGCGGTACGATCACGGTCACCGTCGAGGTTACGGATGCGTAA